AGAAGGCATTGGATGAAAGATGGAAGATAAATCGAGGTAGGGAAGATTATGAACTTTTTTCAAGAGATATATGATTCGGCACAATTTTGGCTCACCCCAGGCGACCTCCAGGCGGACGGACCTCTCGGCCCACCGGTCGCGGAAGACGGAGGCAGCCGGTGTACACTCCCCGGTCGGTGTCCCGGAGCTCAGTGACGGTGAGCTGGAGTCCTGACTTCTCACCAGGTGGGATCGGAAGCGCGCCGAGCGCCCCTCGTCCATCAGGTCGTCGGCGCCGGGCTCCTCGCCAGCCCGGTTCCAGACCCACTCAGCGGTGAACCGCGAGGTTCCGGGGAAGagcgggagggagagggaggcgtTGGATCCCGCGTCGGCGAAGACAGTCCGCGTTTCCGATTTCGGACGGGAGAAACCTGCGGGAAGGAGGGTGGAAATTCGGGGTCAGANNNNNNNNNNNNNNNNNNNNNNNNNNNNNNNNNNNNNNNNNNNNNNNNNNNNNNNNNNNNNNNNNNNNNNNNNNNNNNNNNNNNNNNNNNNNNNNNNNNNNNNNNNNNNNNNNNNNNNNNNNNNNNNNNNNNNNNNNNNNNNNNNNNNNNNNNNNNNNNNNNNNNNNNNNNNNNNNNNNNNNNNNNNNNNNNNNNNNNNNTGGTCCAATGAAACTCTCTACTGGCTGTTCAGGGTGGAAACTCTTGGTTTATGTAATGCACATATATGATTCACTGGGTGATCGGTGAGAGCAGATGAAGCTGTTGTGAATTGTCTGGCCTTACACGTAACTTTCCACCTTCTtgtctccttcccctcctctctctctctctctctctctctctctctctctctctctctctctctctctctctctctctttctctctttctctctctcacacacacaccccctctcgccccctctcTTCTACTCTCTCCagatctcccccctctctctctctctctctcaccccttctcttttccccttcctcaccctctatccccttctcttccacactctctctcacccctctctctgcctgccttcccatctctgtctcactctcccctcccacttttcccctctctccctcaactTTATCCCCATCTCTCTatctccacctctcccctctcccattcccctccctcaccattttctggcccctctttctctccctctctaccccattGAAGATGCTTTCTCACCCCACCCCGGGAGCGTGTGACAGGGAcagggcttcgctctgtgtccccaccccgggagtgtgatgGGGATGGGGCATCACTCTGTatccccaccccgggagtgtgtgatgggacggggctttgctctgtgtccccaccccggGCGTGTGTGACGGGATGCGGCAtcactctgtgtccccacccgagtgtgtgtgacgggatgtggcATCGCTTTGTGTCCcctcccgggagtgtgtgacgggatggggcttcgctctgtgtcccctccccggagtgtgtgacgggacgtggtTTCACCCTGTGTCCCCACCccggagtgtgtgacaggacagagcatcactctgtgtccccaccccgggagtgtgtgacaggacagggcATCACTCTATGTCCccaacctgggagtgtgtgacgggacggtgcggaggaacTTCAATCTGTGAATCACAAGTGGAATGAGATTTTAATTCCACAGTTAATGCTGAGAAGGTCTTGTTCTGTTGATGAATATCACCATTTCCACGAAGTCAATCAAAACCTCAGTGGAATCATCTCGTGGCCAATGCCATTTAATTCTCATGGGGCAGGTTTACAGCTCGTCAGTGGGCCAAGTGTTTTGGTGAAGAATGAAACAGTTTTTGCCTCAATGAACCCTtgcagagagaggagaggggagaggacatggggagagagagggtgagagggaatggggagagagagggggagatagaAGAGAGAGGGGTGTAGAGAGTggtagagagagggatagaaagggggagggagagaaagagggggggATAAGGGGATGGAGAGGCAGGGTTGAGGGGCAGgacagagggggagaaagagaggagttGAAGAGAGAAGGGGGACCGAGAAGGAGGGAGACagtggggaaagaaggggagagaggggggaggagagagggagagagaaaggggagggggaagagagaagggagagtgggtgaacagagagaggaggtggttgagagggggagacagagtggcaggggaggggaagagaattgaggagtgggagggagagggagcagagagagagaggaggagagagggggaaaaggg
Above is a genomic segment from Narcine bancroftii isolate sNarBan1 chromosome 2, sNarBan1.hap1, whole genome shotgun sequence containing:
- the LOC138752214 gene encoding uncharacterized protein gives rise to the protein MPHPVTHARGGDTEQSPVPSHTPGVGIQSDAPSPSHSRGGDTERSPVPVTRSRGGVRKHLQWGREGEKEGPENGFSRPKSETRTVFADAGSNASLSLPLFPGTSRFTAEWVWNRAGEEPGADDLMDEGRSARFRSHLVRSQDSSSPSLSSGTPTGECTPAASVFRDRWAERSVRLEVAWVSPSREGPISLGETLRLEVRSTFPDRIESYRWLGPNASQAIDQETRGNLTIASVGLSDAGQWVCELLRDGELEGSISYILEVRVLERQEGDKVKPTAWGTLFTIMGSLVILVVILLVVLCTWIKSRRRNFPALEITLPTLSSSKKQ